Genomic window (Gadus macrocephalus chromosome 13, ASM3116895v1):
GAAGTACAGGATATTCAGTTAAAGGTTTATCTAAGGACCAGGTCGGTATGTTGTCCCAGGCTGACGTTGATGTGCTGAACAAGAGCTTTGCCAAACATCCGTGAAAGCCTGTCCACTGCTGTCCTCGAAGCGGCAGAGAAGGCTCCTCGGataaaacaagaaaaacaaggTGCTCacttcctcatcatcctcctcatcgaattccccctcctccccgtcggACATGTCATCCTCTGCGTCGTCCACTTCGATGTTTACAGAATGCTCTGTGTCACTGCTCTGTGTTAAACAAGAAAAATGAAATGTAAATACTGGCTTGGAAAAATAGGGTAGTTTGATTTCCCATTTCTCTTAAATCTAAAACACGCACAGCCGCgatgctgtggtgtgtgtgagctgcatggtcaatgtgtgcgtgcacagtGCTGATGTTCACTGGCACAGAGGTTTTAGTGTAATCACTGATTCCAGTAGGGCTCTGGTGCATTCCAACAGAAAGTTTCTGTTAGTCTACTCTATCGACTCCAACTACCACATCACCAtgaacacgcccgatctcgtctgatctcggaagcgaagcatggttgggcttggatgggagaccgcctgggaataccaggtgttGTAAGTGGTTTCGGGTGGTGGCCAAtgggtggcactcttccctctggccttaaCATCAATCGCGACACTGGGCTGTGGAAGGCGCGGTCCTTCTTAGGAGACGTAAAAggggggtttccccggtgtcctggctaaAACTGCCCAACCAGGATCATTCAATCTGGCCACccaatcatcctcctgtataattgtcTGACTCATTAATTCTCTCACTagccacctcaagctggtgtgtggtgagcgttctgccgtgcatcacccaagagGGTGCTACACACTtgtggtggtgagtgaggtcccccccttcactgtaaagcgtctttgagggTCTAGAAAAGctctatataaattcaatcaatTATTACCAGGGTGGGCTCAACGCTGTTCATTTTTCACTTAGTTTCCTACATTAAGTGAAAACGAATAATGCTTTTCCCCAATATTTCTCCAATGAAAATGTAAGAATTTAGATGGATGCAGTGGGGAGTACCTATGAAATGGATGTTTTTATACAAAGCAAATAGGATGTTGGACAGCACAACATCCTTTCTGATTCTAAAATTAGAATTGTTTGATTCAGTGGTACAGAGCAACTGCTGGATGCATGTAGGGGAAACACGACTGTGTCAGGAACTCAGGATACAGCAAAAAAGGGTAAACAATAAAGTCAATGAAGCTTGTTAGCGTGGGTGCAAACAGTAGTGCAAGCAGTGCGACAACTGCACCTCCATAATTTGATCCGTCACGTCCATTTCGAATCCAAAATGTACGTCATCTTCGTCCAAGGGCTCTTGAAAATCCTCCTAAACACATTCCACATGCCAAACCAAAAAGTTAGACGACACTGGGTCCTTTGTGTGACACGCATCCCTGCTGCATAAAAACATAACATGCAAACCAATATGGTTCAACCTTGCATGTTGATATGCACTGAACACCCCTCTCTCAGCCATGTTATCAAAGCTGATGAGAACGCTGCACAAAGTCGAATAGGTTACCAGGTAGCTGAGCTCAAGCGATGGAGGCGGGCTCAGCTTGACCCGGACATTCTCCGAACCGGCCATCAGCTCCTAAGGAACGCATGGAGAACAAGTGTGAGGACATGATGGAGAACCTCCAGTGACTGAGAGATGCAGGTGTAACCTCCGGCTCTGTGAACCTACCTTACGGACGGGACAAAGGCACCGTCGCTTCTGGCAGGTTAGCCGGGTGAAAGTATTCGGCAGTGAGCTAAGTTTGTCTTCACAGTTGTGGCAACTACCACAGTTTGACGTAGTAAGGCAAGCCTCGCACTGCAAGCAGGGAATCCACTACAGCACAGAGCACAAACTTTCAATACACACTTTCCATGCTCAACAGGCTACTTGAGGACCTGCAAAAGGTCATCAAAAGTATTCTAAACTATTACTTTAATAAActgtgcatacatacacacacacacggcttacCCTTTTGGTACGGATACTTGGATGTGTTTTCCGCTTGGCAGCTGTTGgaattatttaaaaatgttttacaaATAATGTAGGAAGAGCATACACCAAGATTATGATGTAGGTTCAAAATGTTCTCCATAATAGTTGCAGGGAAAAACTTACCCCAGCAGTTGGGACAGCATGGCTTTTTCCTCTGTCTGTCATAGGAAGTGCCTATAAACTCATTCCCGCAACCCGCACAGAAGCTGCAGGCAAAAGGAACGTATAAAGACTTGCAAAACAACTGCATAGAgtcatcattaaatgtatagtTTGGTTGACGACAATATGTACTCCCACCTGGAGTCACAGTCAGTGGCGTTTGACCAGCGAATTTAACCAGCTCCGACTTACAGGGTGGGGGGCCATGCGTTGGGTTTCCCTGAGGAGCTTGGTTCTTCTTTGATGCCCGGCTCTTTCTTGATGCGTCTCTGGGGAGAGACCAAGTGGTGAGGGCCCGGAGTGTCGACCCCCTCGTCCTTCTCCTTGCAGCTGGATTCCGACCACAGACGCTCTCGACTCTTCCTCTAACATATCAAGACATGGAGGGAATGTAGATGAAACTCAAGACAGAAGTGGGACTCATTTTAAAAAGGTCCTCTAATTGTCCACACTGTGTGACGTTCATGAGTCATTATAAGCCATTTCAAAATCGACCCTCTAGTGACATCCCACCTGGGAGCATCTAGCCTGATCTATGAAAGGCCTACCAAGCATGTAGGGTACAAAACACATGTAAATGGCTGATCAACATCAAACAGGGGTTAAAATAGGGGTCCTTTAGGGGGGGACTTTTGGGGAGTACAATGCAGCAGTACCCTTTTTCGCCTTGGGTGTTGCGGTTGGCCCGTATGGAACTCTCCTGTCTTGAAATCAAACATGGCAACGTTCATGACGCTCCCCAACACAGCAGCCAACTCTACTCTGCTTCTCACGCGTTCACCACCAGGACTGTGTTGAAGAATGTTTCATGTAAATACATAAATTATTTTAGGATGCAGAGCAAAAAAACATGCATTGTACTGAACAGAAGGATCTGCTGCATGGGAGATGTTGTGTTTACCCGACGTAATAGACATCCCTCTGGCCAACACTGGACCCTGAGCGACGGATGACTTGTCTGCGCTTCCAGCCCTCTCCTAGGATCGGCCAATCCACCCACCCCTCATCAGCATTGGTGCTCTTACGGTGATGAGAGACTCTAAGCATTTTGAGAAAGCAAAATTATTTGAAAACCAGTTGCAAGCAAGCAACACCGACTAAAATCAAATAATTTTTTGCTTCTAATAGGGGGACTGCCATTGGCAGTCCTCCTATTAGAAGCAGAAAgggttttttttacgtttttacATATTACTAGCATTAAACATTGAAACGTCTATAACGTTACAAAATGATCAGTTAAGATAATAATTTTAATGTATCAGAAACGGGCAAACAGCATCAATGTGTGGCATCAACTTCTGTTTTTCTGCAAACTTTTAATATTACAGTAGCCATCACGGCCATCTTTTTAAGAACCACAACAAAAATCAATGACGAAATTCCTCCACGAGTAAAACGCAAGGAGCCCCTACAATGAGGTGCACGTTGAGAGAAACGTCTCTCGTCAAACGCGTATACATTTATGAGATTGGTATAATCGAGGGACACGCAAAAAGATCAGACCAACCTGTAGGTTCTCTTAAAGGCCTTATCGTCGCTGGCCACACTGCCGCTTTTTTCACTTTCTGCAGCAACactcccttcctcttcttcttcttcgttcCTCCTGTTAACGTGCTGCCCAGGCTCCCAACTATGTGTATCGTCGTCCTCCTCAAGGGGCTCGAACCAATCAACTGGAGGGTCATCATTACCTGCTTCAGCCCCCTTGTTTACCTCTTCTACAACCGGTTCTTCAGTAGTTGGGATGATGCTGTACCCGTGATCAATGCTAGCTGCTGGTACCAAGTCCATCTCTGGCTTTTCCGATTAAACTTGGTAGTGTTTTGGTTCAGTTGTCCTCCTCGCCAGACAACAGGCGTCCCGGTGCCTCCTTCATTGATTGTTGCTGGTTACCGAGTACTCCAGCCCTTCCTGGGGGGAAAAGCGTTCAGCATTTAAATTGGCAGACTGCCAAAACATGCGTTGTGTTGAAtaactttaaaacaaacacTATAACCGGCTCGTTTTGTTTAAAGATATGAATAGTTTGAATGAAAGTTACAATTGCAAACAAGCGGTAGGAGTTAAATCCCACCTTCATCAAGTATCACTTGATCCTAACTTTGGGCAATTTTAAGTTGTGTGATTACAAATGAAGGAATTGCTTCAAAACGATGCCTAGAGTTGAAAAATTGGTCCTTGTGATCATATTAATCTACTGGTGATTTAGGATCCTCACAATTAGCTAGACGCAAGCAAGTTAGCCATCTGACCCTTCCAATGCTATCTTTCTGTAAACGTAAATATACTACTAAGTCATAAAACCACTACGTTGTAAACATTGTTTACACGAAACGTGACCTTCAAACAACCCATTTCGTAATAACGTTAACCAGCTAACTTGAATGAGATGTTAATTTTAACCCTTTAGTAACGTTAGCTTATGCTAGCAGGAATGGAAACAAGCTTACGGTTTGATGCGGTTGTGCATATTAGTTTACATCGGCAATGTATGACTCAGCGATACTTCCTAGTTCCTAAAAAGGTTATTAAATATGACAATTTAAttgttttagattttttttctgATATTACCGCGCCGTCCCTTGACAGCCTTGCTACGGTGGCCGAAGCAGCAGTAGTAGGGCTTGCAGAAATAAAAGCCACTAGTTGCAACCGTACGAGACTTCCTATCTAAATATATCagcgcaaaaaataaaaaatagtttCATATTACCATCATTACGGTTTTATGGAGGTCGCTTGTGGAGACCACTTTAATATACCACTCCGGCTACTAGTAAATATGAAGACGTATTGTGTAGGCGGGGCATAGAGAGTGACGGCTCTTGACAAGTGGTCAAACGGGGTTCGTAATATAAAATACGTCTGACCGCTGAATTTCTTCCTTAGCCAGCAAATTTGAAAGATGAAAAGTtagtatttatattttgcatgTCTACATTTATTTTAACGGTTTGTCAGAACAATATAGCAATTGAATTTTGCCAGACCCACTCTCAGCCCTCCTAGATGTAGTCCATGACTTGGAGGaagatgtttgtgtgtaatgTTCTTTGACCAAAGTATTACCTAGCCATTTGCAAGGACACAAGACAGAATCGCAATACATGAGCTATAATAATACTGACAGCCATCTGCACCTCTACGGCTGGGTAAGGTAATTGTTTAACTATCAAAGCAATATGCAAGGATGAGACATTTAACCATGTGTATGTTACAATAAGTAACTGAATTAGAGTACATATGTTCTCCAATGATATATGTACTCCCAAATATGTTAActttaatgttttatataaCCCCTTCAACAGGGTAGGCTATAGGCCAAAAGTTCTCTGAGTTTTCCTTAAATCTAGCATCATTATTTCAGATTATTCTTCTATTTATTCTGTTAACATTTTAGTTTCTTTGATTGACCATTAACAGTTATCTTAAAATAATATGCATTTATGTTTCTAGGTTAGAACTTGATGTTTGAGGAAATGTCTAATATTATAATACACTAAATTAAAAATTGCTAGATGATTATATTACTCAACTGTAGCAGGATCATATTCTGCAATGCAAAGAACCGTCCGTTTTGCGTGAAGGGGTTCTTGGAGATGAAGAGCGGTAAATGAAAACTAAAAACGAATTGTCCGCGATCTGTATCAGACAGTGgctgcttttcttttttaacgTGTCCACTTTTACTATTAAGACTTGAGAATTGACTTGGACCTGCAGCCAAAGACTTACAACCAGCTGATATTTATGCTGTAAAACTAAAGGTTAAAGTTTACAAATACATAGCGATTCTGATTATTGTAATACTAAGTATCAAAATACTTAGATCAACGGATAGATTTGACTACATACAGTAGTTCAGCTCCTAGCTCCTTCCTAAACCAAACCATAAACTCCAAATTGGAAATAAATGTCCCCAAAGTACCTCCTGCAATCCTTCAAACTACCCATAGGGGTACACTACTCCCACTTGAAAAACTGCTATATGCTTTTGTTTATACATTTATAGAAATTTCAATTTGAATTCACCAACTATTACTTCAGTTGTCAATAGCAGTAGACTAGAACCGAGATAGAGTAAAACAGTTTTAAAGTTAATTTCATTATTCAAAATGTTGGAATCAGGTAGGAGAGAGTAATTTGTAACTACTCCAGTATACCAATCATAAAATCAAATGAACCAAATGACAAGAGAAAGGGTTAATGAAATTTCGCATCAAAACCTTTTTATACTATAAAAGCACTGCAACCAGGTTAAGGACCAAACATtgagtttattttttattcatttattttaggcAGTGAAGGGCATAATGGTATCCACTCATCAATAATCCATCTCCAACATTCAAGAAAAATATAGCACTTTAGCTTTAAGAAAGAGTAAAATTGTCAAAATAATCAATACAAGTTTGGAAAATCTCTTGGAATAATAGGTAGGAAAGGTTCGATTAACACACCACAGCTCTCGAAAGACTCATTATGTACAGAAATGCCCCGTTAGGAGCAGTGTGGACCAGGCAGGCTACCTGTCCTTGTTGCTACGGAGATCTGTGGTCAACGGGTCATGCTGAATAGTTTGGTGCAACATGAGAGCGAGCAGGCCAGCACGGTTGGTCATGGCGGTCCTGACGTTACGCTCTTGCTCAAAGAGCTCGTCCAACTTGTACCactgagaaaaagaaaaaacagaatggGAATCAACAATCCTCTTGGACATTGCAAATTTTATATTACACTTAAACAGTTTAGCTTGTTATTTTAACAGTTTTTTGGTTATGCTACAATTGATTGTTTTGTTGGTGTTACAAAGTGAAAAACTGTGGGATTCTATTCACACCCTCACTTtgctattattataattattagtaATTGGTCAAATCAAAGTGATGCTAGCATCAGTGGTCGCACAGGTACAGGAGACAGAAGGGACATTCTTGATGCTTTGCGCTCCACTTAAGTTTCTCCACTTAAGTTTAACAAGGGGTTTGATGTGCATTCTATGAGTTAGTCTATGCTTAGATCCATTGCATTTTTCCAAACCTTGCCAGGTTTAAACCACATTACTAGTGCCCTTATACTATGGAAAGCATTCATCTTCCCGAACTTTAAGGCTAAAACTAAGCTCTGCTGTATCAGTCGGATCCTAAATCTGTTGTCAAAAGCAATCCGAATTGAAATTGTAGTTTAGCTTTTTGCGTTAATATCATAATAACGAATTGAACCATTCTGAAAGAACGATTAGTTGTTAAAAGTGTGATTCTGTATCTGTAGCACATTCTCCTATTTGCGGGCACAGGAGAAGGGATTACatatcaggggccgtattcacaaaggatcttagggctaaaagtaggtcctaactggcgaatttaggagtaactcctaaaaaatAATGGGcagtcactcttaaatttaggactcctaacttttttcactaagagcaattcacaaagtattttaggcctaaaagtagcacctaagtctaggagagcttaaaagtcctcaagaggactcctaactcagtaagatcTAAAAATGgttgcgagacgaaatgttagggtattaaacttgttgtggagttagtgTGCGATgtaataacatccccgactaacaggaataatccgattagtcccgaaatacaatgtttggccacactacatAATtgagcaacaggggaaatgcaactttgcaatgccgacgatttaaaaatatcgcaaccatcagtcagccgtgccataaactttcctttggacattcaacaattacacaggatcaaagccatggcaattgcaggtatgcccagTGTGGTCGGTGCCATTGACGGgatgcacataaaaataattgcgccatcaaaagacgaggatgtgttcgtcaataggaagaaagtgcattccatcaatacgcaggttgtttttgatgcaaattttaacatagcctactggatgttgttacaaagtggcctggagctacccatgattcgcgcattttaatggagagcggtctgaggcagctttttgagatgtaccatttgggtgtcacttgctgggtgacagtggctatccctgcaagacgtggctcttgacaccctacctcaatccacaaccgggagcacagttaaagtataacatgcaAGTGactacgcagattacgcttagtcctatgcgtataacacatcgtattggctctttgacggcttttgtttgttgaatccatatttattattgtttactgttttcctccatatatgttagagcacacaaacatacacgaaatgttgtggagagaggaattgggcagatgaaacgtcggtttcatgccCTCCACGGctaaatacgcctcaccccagagagggcgaGCACAGTCATCACTGTATGtgcattctacacaacctctgcaaacGGAGGGGAAATTCTACAGCCAgacgataatgatgatgatgacgacgacgatgaggaggacgatgaccacgatgatgatgatggcgattaacatgacaatgaatttggctgtgaggaaccgagtggactgggatttagggatcactttgtgaatacacattttaggtaaacaccctGGTACAAATCAGTGatttgtgtagttcataacatttattttctttcaattttacgtatttttattgtttgctttctctctctctttctcttgaacgtggaggctacaacgtcattagtCTGCACAaacttgtcatcatgcgtgtattctgctaactgcactataactacttaataggaatttaTTTCTAGCCTATTTcattgtttttcggtgatttaatgggctcgtctgaacaaccaatcaccgaactgaccgcttctaaactcgcgcacgagaattgacgtaatccatagcaacagcgcgtcactcttagttcactctttgtgattcatccttagtaagagtaggtctcagcggctttgtgaataacttttaagaaaaaactcctacgtaaaatgttttagcgcgagttaggagcactcctagcggtaagataaaatgctttgtgaatacggcccctggacGCTAGAACAACGTAAAAAACATTCACACCATCATAAAGGCTacttatataaataaataggcctaatGCAATTTGACCATCAGcaatttgaaaaaaatacaGCACAATCATACATAGCCTTCCAAACCGTAAACTATGGCGTTTACCGCGTTGTTCTCAGAAGaattttgtgtttgttgtcttGAGAGGGCCTAGGCTTAGGGGACGTCATATAATGTGGCCTGTGATGACCGTGACAGTACTGAAGGGCTATATAGATCCCCTGTCTTGGTTGGAGTAATGCTAAAACAAGCAGAGGTTTGGTCAGTATCACTGTGGACGTACCACCCTGACCCGCTCCAGGTCCACCTCTGCTCTCCTCAGCTTCTCCCAGTTGTAATGTTTGTTGCACTTGCGCTTGCCGATTCTGCAGTACTCTCCCGTCGGGTCAAACACGTTACGAACCAACGGGCAGCCGCACACCTCTTCTGTGGAGATCTGGTCAGCGAAAtgaattgaaacaaataaagcaGATTTTATAACAATTGGACTTCCATTCCTATAGCATTTCAAAAGCACAACTTCAGTTGCAAAGTGCTTAACCCATACAAATGACAAAAGAATAATCAAAACCACATTAAAGTCACAATTAAAACTTCAATATGACTAtatagtagggctgggcgattaatcaaacCCTAATAGAGGTCAGACAGCTCTTTAATTCATaaaggggggggtgggagggggctggTGTACCTTAGGGTCTCTGGAATGTTCTGGACACAACACCTGAAGTCTCTTGCAGTACGTTTTGCTCTGTGGATTGTAAACGTCACAGAATAGCCTGGTAGctctggaaaaaaaataacaacaaccatTAATCTTCAAGTCAATACAATGTTTTTACCATTCAAATATTTTTCCCCCAACTTACCCTTCAATTCTCGTAGGGTACATGGAGCCGAACGAGGTCTGGCTCTCATACTGTTAATGGAGAAAAGTTAAATGTCAACAGTGGCtaaaataaagatttttttttgagCCAGGAAGGTTATGAATCCCATTATTCATCAATAAATAAGAATATTTAACAATAACATAAATCACCTTGGCATAACATCGCTCCATATGTCTCAGTGCAACTTTTGGGTTGATTGGGTGACTGCAAGATACACAGAATATCTGCAGGTCGGTGTCTTCATCGCCCTCATTCGTCTGGAAAAAAGCAGTTAAAACACCAAGGGTTACTAATTTCAACGACTGAATTCAACTAGGTAAATGAATTGGGGTGGACCCCTCATTTCCCCATCGACAGTCTTATAACTTTCAACTGAGCAACTTCATTAAATTTAATAAGAGCGTTTTAATTACCATTTCATTCTTCAACGCATGATTAACCGTTAGTGAACCGGATACTGTAAAAGACAGTTTTTTTTGCAACAAGAGTGAAAGAGGAGGTAAGGAGGCCACACCTCCTCGTCCTGCAGCACCATCTGCTGCTTGGCCTTGGCTATGATGCCCTCCAGCTCGTGGAAGCGCCGCTCCATCTCCGTGAGACGCAGCCTGGCGTTCTGCTGGTCCCGGCGGATGCGCTCCAGCTGCTTCTTGCCCTGTTCCTCGGCGATGCAGGGGCTCTGCTGCCACTGCTGGATGCGCTGAGGGAGGATCTCGTAGATCCggctgtaaacacacacacgcggacaaGAATTTGTGTAAATTTGAATAATTCTGCAATTTTGAGTGAACCTAATCTCAAAGCTGTAACTATCAACGTTGGaacatcaaatcaaaatcaacaaaatataggaaagtacatttttatttgaaagatgattgtgttattttttattactttacatatatatgcatacagaCTAGAGATAGGCCGATATGGTTCTttcagggccgataccgattatTAGTAGTCAAGGGggccgataaccgatatttggagccgatattaatttacagaaaaagggaaaatattGGAGTGAAATTTTTGAATAATACAAACTCCAACACTTTACTTCATTTAAATGCCTTTAACCACTTAATCGTCAAATCCCGCCGGCGGACAAGTTTTAGTTacaccaccccttccccccaacATGCTGGGTCAATTTTCAGCATCATTCAGTTGAGTGATATAGTGATGTCATACACTGTTTGAAAGGttagaatctcaggaatgtcatccaatgtcaaccattcggtggaataaatatgtttagcgaatatagatcaaaaatatcctagtgtcttaggtcaaaatagccccccctcaccctcctcctcccttggtccattctaactttatcgtcgttgtggatatccttagcaatgagttgatacttcatgttgggtcttgaaatgttcataagagtccacagaaatcgaatatcagtattattttagtctaattacattgtgtatatgcacaagccatcttatacaaagcagccgaaaaatagaaaaccgaaac
Coding sequences:
- the mbd1b gene encoding methyl-CpG-binding domain protein 1b isoform X1, with product MDLVPAASIDHGYSIIPTTEEPVVEEVNKGAEAGNDDPPVDWFEPLEEDDDTHSWEPGQHVNRRNEEEEEEGSVAAESEKSGSVASDDKAFKRTYRVSHHRKSTNADEGWVDWPILGEGWKRRQVIRRSGSSVGQRDVYYVGPGGERVRSRVELAAVLGSVMNVAMFDFKTGEFHTGQPQHPRRKRRKSRERLWSESSCKEKDEGVDTPGPHHLVSPQRRIKKEPGIKEEPSSSGKPNAWPPTLFCAGCGNEFIGTSYDRQRKKPCCPNCWAAKRKTHPSIRTKRWIPCLQCEACLTTSNCGSCHNCEDKLSSLPNTFTRLTCQKRRCLCPVRKELMAGSENVRVKLSPPPSLELSYLEDFQEPLDEDDVHFGFEMDVTDQIMESSDTEHSVNIEVDDAEDDMSDGEEGEFDEEDDEEWPKRRRRRACGTCSACLSTTDCGKCDFCRDKPKFGGRNTKRQKCRLRQCQSRAKRHLLPLQLGPGRRKPRYTYSRKPLMKRSKELPSGGPGSPGEDDGRPTAVPYRCPEPASRSPLPPVAIPRAHWVARRGSPEPSSSTKRPPEVSHTPYWVEKGGSPDPASSAKRPPEVSHRPHRLSPQVNKMQSLEHGDNVQSQTIPQVLSSAERQARLNVDPSSPLYKLLEELRAVALPILWYSILVEGPRLQIIQCSKQSRMADTAVLIEPDFCFRVTVQKQPLLPCHPLYDQHALHLSSVRQVVKLLLDLESYFVCQGIAMEERPATDGPIILDRALTCDFLVPGTVAVCAACSALCGPR
- the mbd1b gene encoding methyl-CpG-binding domain protein 1b isoform X4 — its product is MDLVPAASIDHGYSIIPTTEEPVVEEVNKGAEAGNDDPPVDWFEPLEEDDDTHSWEPGQHVNRRNEEEEEEGSVAAESEKSGSVASDDKAFKRTYRVSHHRKSTNADEGWVDWPILGEGWKRRQVIRRSGSSVGQRDVYYVGPGGERVRSRVELAAVLGSVMNVAMFDFKTGEFHTGQPQHPRRKRRKSRERLWSESSCKEKDEGVDTPGPHHLVSPQRRIKKEPGIKEEPSSSGKPNAWPPTLFCAGCGNEFIGTSYDRQRKKPCCPNCWAAKRKTHPSIRTKRWIPCLQCEACLTTSNCGSCHNCEDKLSSLPNTFTRLTCQKRRCLCPVRKELMAGSENVRVKLSPPPSLELSYLEDFQEPLDEDDVHFGFEMDVTDQIMESSDTEHSVNIEVDDAEDDMSDGEEGEFDEEDDEEWPKRRRRRACGTCSACLSTTDCGKCDFCRDKPKFGGRNTKRQKCRLRQCQSRAKLGPGRRKPRYTYSRKPLMKRSKELPSGGPGSPGEDDGRPTAVPYRCPEPASRSPLPPVAIPRAHWVARRGSPEPSSSTKRPPEVSHTPYWVEKGGSPDPASSAKRPPEVNKMQSLEHGDNVQSQTIPQVLSSAERQARLNVDPSSPLYKLLEELRAVALPILWYSILVEGPRLQIIQCSKQSRMADTAVLIEPDFCFRVTVQKQPLLPCHPLYDQHALHLSSVRQVVKLLLDLESYFVCQGIAMEERPATDGPIILDRALTCDFLVPGTVAVCAACSALCGPR
- the mbd1b gene encoding methyl-CpG-binding domain protein 1b isoform X3; its protein translation is MDLVPAASIDHGYSIIPTTEEPVVEEVNKGAEAGNDDPPVDWFEPLEEDDDTHSWEPGQHVNRRNEEEEEEGSVAAESEKSGSVASDDKAFKRTYRVSHHRKSTNADEGWVDWPILGEGWKRRQVIRRSGSSVGQRDVYYVGPGGERVRSRVELAAVLGSVMNVAMFDFKTGEFHTGQPQHPRRKRRKSRERLWSESSCKEKDEGVDTPGPHHLVSPQRRIKKEPGIKEEPSSSGKPNAWPPTLFCAGCGNEFIGTSYDRQRKKPCCPNCWAAKRKTHPSIRTKRWIPCLQCEACLTTSNCGSCHNCEDKLSSLPNTFTRLTCQKRRCLCPVRKELMAGSENVRVKLSPPPSLELSYLEDFQEPLDEDDVHFGFEMDVTDQIMESSDTEHSVNIEVDDAEDDMSDGEEGEFDEEDDEEWPKRRRRRACGTCSACLSTTDCGKCDFCRDKPKFGGRNTKRQKCRLRQCQSRAKRHLLPLQLGPGRRKPRYTYSRKPLMKRSKELPSGGPGSPGEDDGRPTAVPYRCPEPASRSPLPPVAIPRAHWVARRGSPEPSSSTKRPPEVSHTPYWVEKGGSPDPASSAKRPPEVNKMQSLEHGDNVQSQTIPQVLSSAERQARLNVDPSSPLYKLLEELRAVALPILWYSILVEGPRLQIIQCSKQSRMADTAVLIEPDFCFRVTVQKQPLLPCHPLYDQHALHLSSVRQVVKLLLDLESYFVCQGIAMEERPATDGPIILDRALTCDFLVPGTVAVCAACSALCGPR
- the mbd1b gene encoding methyl-CpG-binding domain protein 1b isoform X5 — its product is MDLVPAASIDHGYSIIPTTEEPVVEEVNKGAEAGNDDPPVDWFEPLEEDDDTHSWEPGQHVNRRNEEEEEEGSVAAESEKSGSVASDDKAFKRTYRVSHHRKSTNADEGWVDWPILGEGWKRRQVIRRSGSSVGQRDVYYVGPGGERVRSRVELAAVLGSVMNVAMFDFKTGEFHTGQPQHPRRKRRKSRERLWSESSCKEKDEGVDTPGPHHLVSPQRRIKKEPGIKEEPSSSGKPNAWPPTLFCAGCGNEFIGTSYDRQRKKPCCPNCWAAKRKTHPSIRTKRWIPCLQCEACLTTSNCGSCHNCEDKLSSLPNTFTRLTCQKRRCLCPVRKELMAGSENVRVKLSPPPSLELSYLEDFQEPLDEDDVHFGFEMDVTDQIMESSDTEHSVNIEVDDAEDDMSDGEEGEFDEEDDEEWPKRRRRRACGTCSACLSTTDCGKCDFCRDKPKFGGRNTKRQKCRLRQCQSRAKRHLLPLQLGPGRRKPRYTYSRKPLMKRSKELPSGGPGSPGEDDGRPTAVPYRCPEPASRSPLPPVAIPRAHWVARRGSPEPSSSTKRPPEVSHTPYWVEKGGSPDPASSAKRPPEVSHRPHRLSPQVNKMQSLEHGDNVQSQTFLCRPFLYVHEVQEIKSSG
- the mbd1b gene encoding methyl-CpG-binding domain protein 1b isoform X2 is translated as MDLVPAASIDHGYSIIPTTEEPVVEEVNKGAEAGNDDPPVDWFEPLEEDDDTHSWEPGQHVNRRNEEEEEEGSVAAESEKSGSVASDDKAFKRTYRVSHHRKSTNADEGWVDWPILGEGWKRRQVIRRSGSSVGQRDVYYVGPGGERVRSRVELAAVLGSVMNVAMFDFKTGEFHTGQPQHPRRKRRKSRERLWSESSCKEKDEGVDTPGPHHLVSPQRRIKKEPGIKEEPSSSGKPNAWPPTLFCAGCGNEFIGTSYDRQRKKPCCPNCWAAKRKTHPSIRTKRWIPCLQCEACLTTSNCGSCHNCEDKLSSLPNTFTRLTCQKRRCLCPVRKELMAGSENVRVKLSPPPSLELSYLEDFQEPLDEDDVHFGFEMDVTDQIMESSDTEHSVNIEVDDAEDDMSDGEEGEFDEEDDEEWPKRRRRRACGTCSACLSTTDCGKCDFCRDKPKFGGRNTKRQKCRLRQCQSRAKLGPGRRKPRYTYSRKPLMKRSKELPSGGPGSPGEDDGRPTAVPYRCPEPASRSPLPPVAIPRAHWVARRGSPEPSSSTKRPPEVSHTPYWVEKGGSPDPASSAKRPPEVSHRPHRLSPQVNKMQSLEHGDNVQSQTIPQVLSSAERQARLNVDPSSPLYKLLEELRAVALPILWYSILVEGPRLQIIQCSKQSRMADTAVLIEPDFCFRVTVQKQPLLPCHPLYDQHALHLSSVRQVVKLLLDLESYFVCQGIAMEERPATDGPIILDRALTCDFLVPGTVAVCAACSALCGPR